The Vibrio aerogenes nucleotide sequence GCGAAAAGAGTAGAAGGCTTATTGCAGAGCCGCATCTCGCGTCACAGAAGTCAACATTTCCTGATGTATGCCAGCGCTACCCCAAATAATCCGGGTGCGCTGGAAGAAACCGTCAGACAGTTAGGATTCAATCGGATTCAATTGATTCCGGCGACTTAGGATCATTTGCTACACGAACTTTTAATGTTCTGTCCATGTAATTATGTTCATTCAGATTCTCCAGTGCTCTGGGTGCATCTGATGCAGGCATAACCACAAAACCAAATCCGCGTCGTTTTCCTGTCCGTTTATCTTTCATTAAGCGAACTGCAAAAACATCACCATACTGAGCAAATAAGGTTTTCACATTCGACTCATTTGCTTTGTAGGGTAGATTTCCTACATATAAAGTGGTCGTTTTACTCTGAGATTGTTCTGCTGACGGAGCCTTAGCGACACGTGTGTTCAAAAAAAACAGCACAGTCGCACCTATAGTGCCGGCGAGAAATGCAAAAAATGAGGGAAGCGTTATCTGAGATAATATAGCAACACCTACAATGCTATATACGGCCACCCATAAAACGGTTTTATTTAAATTCATATTGGAATACTACTTATCAATTAATAAGAAAGCTGAATAATTATAAAAAAAAGAACAGATATATGAATCTTACGTTTATGTATGGTGTTTTTCCAATCAATCGCTGTGATTGTCTTCAAAGGTTATAACATTAATTTACCTGGATTGTGTGATTATTGTCCAAACAAATAAAAAACATAAAAAAGTACTTGCCAGATATAATTACTCCCCTATAATGCGCCCCACTGACACGGGATGGCGGCAACAACAGCCTGAACGATGTGAGTCCGGTCAGGGCTTAAAAGGAAAATTTAAAAAAGTGTTTGACACTGATAATTATCCCGCTAGAATGACCGCCTCTTCGAAGCAATGCTGAGAAGAGCAGCTCTTTAACAATATAAACCAATCAATCTGTGTGGGTACTCGTTAACAGATATCTTATAAAAAGATTTATCAGTGAATGAGTGACCAAATCGATATCTCTGATGAGATATTGGCACAGTCAATTCGATATTACGATGTAATATCACAGTATTCATTGAGCAGAAGCTCCGGCTTCAGAAAAAACTTTAATTGAAGAGTTTGATCATGGCTCAGATTGAACGCTGGCGGCAGGCTTAACACATGCAAGTCGGGCGGAAACGAAAGAAAGCTTGCTTTCTTGGCGTCGAGCGGCGGACGGGTGAGTAATGCCTGGGAAATTGCCCTGATGTGGGGGATAACCATTGGAAACGATGGCTAATACCGCATAACGTCTACGGACCAAAGAGGGGGACCTTCGGGCCTCTCGCGTCGGGATATGCCCAGGTGGGATTAGCTTGTTGGTGAGGTAAGGGCTCACCAAGGCGACGATCCCTAGCTGGTCTGAGAGGATGATCAGCCACACTGGAACTGAGACACGGTCCAGACTCCTACGGGAGGCAGCAGTGGGGAATATTGCACAATGGGCGCAAGCCTGATGCAGCCATGCCGCGTGTATGAAGAAGGCCTTCGGGTTGTAAAGTACTTTCAGCAGTGAGGAAGGTGGTGTATTTAATACGTGCATCATTTGACGTTAGCTGCAGAAGAAGCACCGGCTAACTCCGTGCCAGCAGCCGCGGTAATACGGAGGGTGCGAGCGTTAATCGGAATTACTGGGCGTAAAGCGCATGCAGGTGGATGATTAAGTCAGATGTGAAAGCCCGGGGCTTAACCCCGGAACAGCATTTGAAACTGGTCATCTAGAGTACTGTAGAGGGGGGTAGAATTTCAGGTGTAGCGGTGAAATGCGTAGAGATCTGAAGGAATACCGGTGGCGAAGGCGGCCCCCTGGACAGATACTGACACTCAGATGCGAAAGCGTGGGGAGCAAACAGGATTAGATACCCTGGTAGTCCACGCCGTAAACGATGTCTACTTGGAGGTTGTGGCCTTGAGCCGTGGCTTTCGGAGCTAACGCGTTAAGTAGACCGCCTGGGGAGTACGGTCGCAAGATTAAAACTCAAATGAATTGACGGGGGCCCGCACAAGCGGTGGAGCATGTGGTTTAATTCGATGCAACGCGAAGAACCTTACCTACTCTTGACATCCAGAGAATTTTCCAGAGATGGATTAGTGCCTTCGGGAGCTCTGAGACAGGTGCTGCATGGCTGTCGTCAGCTCGTGTTGTGAAATGTTGGGTTAAGTCCCGCAACGAGCGCAACCCTTATCCTTGATTGCCAGCACTTCGGGTGGGAACTTCAGGGAGACTGCCGGTGATAAACCGGAGGAAGGTGGGGACGACGTCAAGTCATCATGGCCCTTACGAGTAGGGCTACACACGTGCTACAATGGCGGATACAGAGGGCAGCTAACTTGCGAAAGTGTGCGAATCCCAAAAAGTCCGTCGTAGTCCGGATTGGAGTCTGCAACTCGACTCCATGAAGTCGGAATCGCTAGTAATCGTAGATCAGAATGCTACGGTGAATACGTTCCCGGGCCTTGTACACACCGCCCGTCACACCATGGGAGTGGGCTGCAAAAGAAGCAGGTAGTTTAACCTTCGGGAGGACGCTTGCCACTTTGTGGTTCATGACTGGGGTGAAGTCGTAACAAGGTAGCGCTAGGGGAACCTGGCGCTGGATCACCTCCTTAACGATAAAGATACGTTGATGAGTGCTCACACAGATTGATTTGGTTTAGAAAGAGTCGTTGGGTCTGTAGCTCAGGTGGTTAGAGCGTTCGCCTGATAAGCGAGAGGTCGGTGGTTCAAGTCCACTCAGACCCACCAATCACATACGGGGCTATAGCTCAGCTGGGAGAGCGCCTGCCTTGCACGCAGGAGGTCTGCGGTTCGATCCCGCATAGCTCCACCATTTTAAAGCATATTTGGTGAAGTGTGTTTTAAAATGGTTTGTATTAACAAATCAAGCTCTTTAACAATTTGGAAAGCTGACAAAGCAGTTCTTGTTTATTTGAAATAAGAATTGTTTGTAAAAGTTCTCAAAGTATTCATATATGAATACACCAAACACATTCAAGTGTTCTTGGCTTCTGCTTTAAGCAGAAGAAAAAATTTGAGTCCGGCAAAATCAAAGTCTGCATCATGTTTAAATAATTGCAGACACCTTGGTTGTTTGACTGTAAGACCCTTTGGGGTTGTATGGTTAAGTGACTAAGCGTATACGGTGGATGCCTTGGCAGTCAGAGGCGATGAAGGACGTACTAACTTGCGATAAGCCCGGATGAGGGAGTAAGACCCACATGAGTCCGGGATTTCCGAATGGGGAAACCCACCTGCAGCAGCAGGTATCTTTACCTGAATCCATAGGGTAAAGAGGCGAACCGGGGGAACTGAAACATCTAAGTACCCCGAGGAAAAGAAATCAACAGAGATTCCGGCAGTAGCGGCGAGCGACCCCGGATTAGCCCTTAAGTTTTATATGTGTCAGGTGAAGGCTCTGGAAAGTGCCGCGATACAGGGTGACAGCCCCGTAACCGAAGATGCATATAAGGTGAAAACGAGTAGGACGGGACACGTGATATCCTGTCTGAACATGGGGGGACCATCCTCCAAGGCTAAATACTCCTGACTGACCGATAGTGAACCAGTACCGTGAGGGAAAGGCGAAAAGAACCCCTGTGAGGGGAGTGAAACAGAACCTGAAACCGTATACGTACAAGCAGTAGGAGCCTCTTTTATGGGGTGACTGCGTACCTTTTGTATAATGGGTCAGCGACTTATATTCAGTGGCAAGGTTAACCGGATAGGGAAGCCGTAGCGAAAGCGAGTCTTAACTGGGCGTTCAGTCTCTGGATATAGACCCGAAACCGGGTGATCTAGCCATGGGCAGGTTGAAGGTTGAGTAACATCAACTGGAGGACCGAACCGACTAATGTTGAAAAATTAGCGGATGACTTGTGGCTAGGGGTGAAAGGCCAATCAAACCCGGAGATAGCTGGTTCTCCCCGAAAGCTATTTAGGTAGCGCCTCGGACGAATACTACTGGGGGTAGAGCACTGTTAAGGCTAGGGGGTCATCCCGACTTACCAACCCTTTGCAAACTCCGAATACCAGTAAGTACTATCCGGGAGACACACGGCGGGTGCTAACGTCCGTCGTGGAGAGGGAAACAACCCAGACCGCCAGCTAAGGTCCCAAATTATTGCTAAGTGGGAAACGATGTGGGAAGGCTCAGACAGCTAGGATGTTGGCTTAGAAGCAGCCATCATTTAAAGAAAGCGTAATAGCTCACTAGTCGAGTCGGCCTGCGCGGAAGATGTAACGGGGCTAAGCAATAAACCGAAGCTGCGGCAATACGATTTATCGTATTGGGTAGGGGAGCGTTCTGTAAGCGGCTGAAGGTGTGCTGTAAGGCATGCTGGACGTATCAGAAGTGCGAATGCTGACATGAGTAACGATAATGGGGGTGAAAAACCCCCACGCCGGAAGACCAAGGGTTCCTGTCCAACGTTAATCGGGGCAGGGTAAGTCGACCCCTAAGGCGAGGCTGAAAAGCGTAGTCGATGGGAAACGGGTTAATATTCCCGTACTTCTTACAATTGCGATGGGGGGACGGAGAAGGCTAGGTGGGCCAGGCGACGGTTGTCCTGGTTCAAGTGCGTAGGCTGTGGGATTAGGCAAATCCGGTTCCACGATAAGGCTGAGACACGATGTCGGGCTACTAAGGTAGTGAAGTCATTGATGCCATGCTTCCGGGAAAAGCCTCTAAGCTTCAGATTGTAAGGAATCGTACCCCAAACCGACACAGGTGGTCGGGTAGAGAATACCAAGGCGCTTGAGAGAACTCGGGTGAAGGAACTAGGCAAAATGGTACCGTAACTTCGGGAGAAGGTACGCTCTTGACGGTGAAGAGACTTGCTCTTGGAGCTGATGAGAGTCGCAGATACCAGGTGGCTGCAACTGTTTATTAAAAACACAGCACTGTGCAAAATCGTAAGATGACGTATACGGTGTGACGCCTGCCCGGTGCCGGAAGGTTAATTGATGGGGTTAGCTTAGGCGAAGCTCTTGATCGAAGCCCCGGTAAACGGCGGCCGTAACTATAACGGTCCTAAGGTAGCGAAATTCCTTGTCGGGTAAGTTCCGACCTGCACGAATGGCGTAATGATGGCCACGCTGTCTCCACCCGAGACTCAGTGAAATTGAAATCGCTGTGAAGATGCAGTGTACCCGCGGCTAGACGGAAAGACCCCGTGAACCTTTACTACAGCTTGGCACTGAACATTGAGCCTACATGTGTAGGATAGGTGGGAGGCTTTGAAGTGTGTACGCCAGTATGCATGGAGCCATCCTTGAAATACCACCCTTGTATGTTTGATGTTCTAACTTAGTCCCGTTATCCGGGACAAGGACAGTGTCTGGTGGGTAGTTTGACTGGGGCGGTCTCCTCCCAAAGAGTAACGGAGGAGCACGAAGGTGGGCTAATCACGGTTGGACATCGTGAGGTTAGTGCAATGGCATAAGCCCGCTTAACTGCGAGAGTGACGGCTCGAGCAGGTGCGAAAGCAGGTCATAGTGATCCGGTGGTTCTGAATGGAAGGGCCATCGCTCAACGGATAAAAGGTACTCCGGGGATAACAGGCTGATACCGCCCAAGAGTTCATATCGACGGCGGTGTTTGGCACCTCGATGTCGGCTCATCACATCCTGGGGCTGAAGTCGGTCCCAAGGGTATGGCTGTTCGCCATTTAAAGTGGTACGCGAGCTGGGTTTAGAACGTCGTGAGACAGTTCGGTCCCTATCTGCCGTGGGCGTTGGAGAATTGAAGGGGGCTGCTCCTAGTACGAGAGGACCGGAGTGGACGAACCTCTGGTGTTCGGGTTGTGTCGCCAGACGCATTGCCCGGTAGCTAAGTTCGGAATCGATAACCGCTGAAAGCATCTAAGCGGGAAGCGAGCCCTGAGATGAGTTCTCCCTGGCACTTTAAGTGCTCTGAAGGGTTGTCCGAGACCAGGACGTTGATAGGCAGGGTGTGTAAGCGTTGTGAGGCGTTGAGCTAACCTGTACTAATTGCCCGTGAGGCTTAACCATACAACACCCAAGGGGTTTTGTGGACTCAAGATTAAAGACAATTGGATGTGTAGAGAGTCAGTCAGTTTTCCAGAATTTTTGTTTTCACTTTTTTAAAAAGTGGAGATAAGAAACAGAATTTGCCTGGCGGCCATAGCGTTGTGGACCCACCTGAATCCATGCCGAACTCAGAAGTGAAACGCAATTGCGCCGATGGTAGTGTGGGGTTTCCCCATGTGAGAGTAGGTCACTGCCAGGCTTTATATACCGGACAGATGAAGCAGATTAAAGTAAGACTTCATGTGTCAGACAATCTGAAGTGGAGCGGTAGTTCAGTTGGTTAGAATACCGGCCTGTCACGCCGGGGGTCGCGGGTTCGAGTCCCGTCCGCTCCGCCATTATTTGGATTGAATTGTAAGCCCTTGCTGAAAAGCAGGGGCTTTTTTGTTTGCTCAGCGAAGCTGGCAAACCCGTCGGGTTGAAAGAAACCTGAATCACCCCGACTGAGGGGAAGATAATCCGAATAGCAAGGGCGTTGCTGGCCAACGGCAGGGTCTGAATGAAGCGATAGGAAGTTAACAGTACACAACGCAAGTGAACCTGCTTCGGCAATGTAGATGGGTAAGCGTCCCAAATCTCGCGAAGCCCAATACTCAGTCAGATCTACGCTGTGTTTGAGGGTGGCATTGTTAACAGGGAGCCAGTGCAGTAACTGGGGAAGCCTGACACCAAATCCGGGTAAATGCCGGAAGCGTTCATCAAGAGGAAGATCAAGATGCACGTTGGCAGATGAATCGGTAGTAGCTGTCAACGATCACCGAAAAGTGAGCCACTTCTCCTTACTTTTCGATCACTGAAAAATGATCCACGATTTTAATCAGGTATCACTCCTGATGTTTTTTCTGATGAAGACGATAACTTTCACCATTCAACTGAAGTACGTGACAATGGTGAAAAGTCGATGTCGTTGAGGCTATCCATAGCGAATTAATGCAAGTAATGAATAGCCTCAATTAGATCATATTTTTACTTAGATTGGTATAACTGCGTGAGAAGTAACGTAGTCTTTCAGCTTAATAACGACGGCATATCGTTCCGGCTCAATGATTGCTGAAATTTTCAGCGAATACTAATATAACTCTTTGAGTTTTCGGGTGAGAGTGTTTCTGCCCCATCCCAGAACTTTTGCTGCATCTTGTTTATGTCCGTTCGTATGATTTAAAGCTGCTTCCAGTAATATTCGTTCAAATTCAGGTAAGGCATAAGAAAGTAATTCTGTTTCGCCGGCTTCAAGAGCTGCCTTTGCCCATACTTCCAATTGCTTTTGCCAGGTAATATCACTGTTGATTTCAATATTCTTTTTCTCAGCAACCAACTCAGAAGGTAAATCCCCGGGAAGTACTTCACTACCACTTGCCATGACAGTTAACCAGCGACACATATTTTCCAGCTGACGAACATTACCGGGCCATTCCAAACGATTCAGTATCTCAAGAGCTTTTGGATGAAGGGTCTTCATTTCGACTCCGAGTTCATTTGCAGCTTCAGCAAGGAAGTGTTTAGTCAAACGTTCAATATCCTGACGTCGTTCCCTTAATGCCGGTATTTGTATCCGGATAACATTTAACCTGTGAAATAAGTCTTCCCGAAATTTACCTTGATGAACCAACATTTCGAGATTTTGGTGGGTTGCTGCAACAATACGGACATCGACTTTAATCGCTGAGTGTCCTCCGACTCTGTAAAATTGACCATCTGCAAGTACCCTCAGCAGACGAGTTTGGATATCCAGGGGCATATCACCGATTTCATCTAAAAATAATGTCCCGCCATTTGCTTGTTCAAACCTCCCCTGTCGGACGTTATTAGCGCCTGTAAAAGCGCCTTTCTCATGGCCA carries:
- a CDS encoding RNA recognition motif domain-containing protein, which gives rise to MNLNKTVLWVAVYSIVGVAILSQITLPSFFAFLAGTIGATVLFFLNTRVAKAPSAEQSQSKTTTLYVGNLPYKANESNVKTLFAQYGDVFAVRLMKDKRTGKRRGFGFVVMPASDAPRALENLNEHNYMDRTLKVRVANDPKSPESIESD
- the glnG gene encoding nitrogen regulation protein NR(I); translation: MSKGYVWVVDDDSSIRWVMEKTLSSANIKCETFSDAESVLMALEREIPDVLVSDIRMPGIDGIELLNQVHASSPELPIIIMTAHSDLDAAVNAYQKGAFEYLPKPFDVDETLTLVERAIAHSQEQKREHSDQITNADDTQEIIGEAPAMQEVFRAIGRLSRSSISVLINGESGTGKELVAHALHRHSPRSQKPFIALNMAAIPKDLIESELFGHEKGAFTGANNVRQGRFEQANGGTLFLDEIGDMPLDIQTRLLRVLADGQFYRVGGHSAIKVDVRIVAATHQNLEMLVHQGKFREDLFHRLNVIRIQIPALRERRQDIERLTKHFLAEAANELGVEMKTLHPKALEILNRLEWPGNVRQLENMCRWLTVMASGSEVLPGDLPSELVAEKKNIEINSDITWQKQLEVWAKAALEAGETELLSYALPEFERILLEAALNHTNGHKQDAAKVLGWGRNTLTRKLKELY